In one window of Pseudomonas chlororaphis subsp. chlororaphis DNA:
- a CDS encoding ATP-binding protein, whose protein sequence is MLRLFLRLYIILALGLAGAIWAVNYTFSELLPDANETYNREAMRGPGYSLVNQLSPVTGAAREQRLAELQQHYGMRLRLLQADELGLSERERQLLAENKLVVRGDFSEFIANLDGGPQLLSIRLPEEPKWLYFWAYAFLGASLALVLYFWVRPHWRDLELIRLAAQRFGNNDLGSRIRLPRRSNVRDLAQHFNQMASRIEGLIANQRELTNAVSHELRTPIARLSFELDQLKQSDPRQSRELIADMYADLGELEEMVSELLTYASLEHGATVINRETIQARNWLDSVVGSVALEAEVAGVQMAIRACEVEYISIEPRFMARAVINLLRNAIRYAERRVEVSLVQVGQGYEVQVNDDGPGVPVAGRAKIFEPFSRLDASRDRRTGGFGLGLALVRRVSQSHGGQVEVTDSQWGGASFRMTWAQVE, encoded by the coding sequence ATGCTGCGGCTGTTTCTGCGTCTGTACATCATCCTGGCCCTGGGGCTGGCGGGGGCCATCTGGGCGGTCAACTACACCTTTTCCGAGCTGTTGCCGGACGCCAACGAAACCTACAACCGCGAGGCCATGCGCGGGCCGGGATACAGCCTGGTCAACCAACTGTCGCCGGTCACGGGGGCGGCGCGCGAGCAGCGGCTGGCCGAGCTGCAACAACACTACGGCATGCGCCTGAGGCTGTTGCAGGCGGATGAGCTGGGCCTGTCCGAGCGCGAACGCCAGCTGCTGGCCGAGAACAAACTGGTGGTGCGCGGCGACTTCAGCGAGTTCATCGCCAACCTCGACGGCGGCCCGCAGTTGCTGAGCATCCGCCTGCCGGAAGAGCCCAAGTGGCTGTATTTCTGGGCCTATGCCTTTCTCGGGGCCAGCCTGGCGCTGGTCCTGTATTTCTGGGTACGCCCGCATTGGCGCGACCTGGAGCTGATCCGCCTGGCGGCCCAGCGCTTCGGCAATAACGACCTGGGCTCGCGCATCCGCCTGCCGCGGCGCTCCAACGTGCGCGACCTGGCGCAGCACTTCAACCAGATGGCCAGCCGCATCGAAGGCCTGATCGCCAATCAGCGCGAGCTGACCAACGCGGTGTCCCATGAGTTGCGCACGCCCATCGCCCGCTTGTCGTTCGAGCTCGACCAGCTCAAGCAGTCCGACCCGCGGCAGAGCCGCGAGCTGATCGCCGACATGTACGCCGACCTCGGCGAGCTGGAGGAAATGGTTTCCGAACTGCTGACCTACGCCAGCCTGGAACACGGCGCCACGGTGATCAACCGCGAGACCATCCAGGCCCGCAACTGGCTCGACAGCGTGGTCGGCAGTGTCGCCCTGGAGGCGGAAGTGGCGGGGGTGCAGATGGCGATCCGGGCCTGTGAGGTCGAGTACATCAGTATCGAACCGCGGTTCATGGCGCGGGCGGTGATCAACCTGCTGCGCAATGCCATTCGCTACGCCGAACGGCGCGTCGAGGTGTCCCTGGTGCAGGTCGGGCAGGGTTATGAGGTCCAGGTCAACGACGACGGCCCGGGCGTGCCGGTGGCAGGGCGGGCGAAGATCTTCGAGCCGTTCTCCCGGCTCGACGCCAGCCGCGACCGCCGCACCGGCGGCTTCGGCCTTGGCCTGGCGCTGGTGCGGCGGGTGTCGCAGTCCCACGGCGGCCAAGTCGAGGTGACGGATTCGCAATGGGGCGGCGCGTCGTTTCGCATGACCTGGGCGCAGGTCGAATAG
- a CDS encoding MipA/OmpV family protein — MKTSIRPKTLCLSLASLPLASLCLLTPCGPLYAADWQYQLQAGVASLPRYSGSDERSVVPILGGAIVSPYGVFLNTEQGLGWGNEWGDLAFSAWVGPSAARKDRKHGYKGSDHLDGMGSIKSRAQFGAHLGYTLGTVELGATLQHALKKNDDHDTGSAYNHLQLSIGSTLYEGRYGRLEGSLNSQFGDGDYLRTWYGVSSAQAGRTRFGAYRPKGGFLSRGGDLTWTVPVDEQMNVSTVLALQYLGREAADSPIVERRLQTSLATTLEYSF, encoded by the coding sequence ATGAAGACCTCGATCCGTCCGAAAACCTTGTGCCTGTCCCTTGCGTCGCTACCTCTGGCTTCGCTGTGCCTGCTGACGCCCTGCGGCCCGCTCTACGCCGCGGACTGGCAGTACCAGCTGCAAGCCGGCGTGGCCAGCCTGCCGCGCTACAGCGGCAGCGACGAACGCAGCGTCGTCCCGATCCTGGGCGGCGCAATCGTCAGCCCCTACGGGGTTTTCCTCAATACCGAACAGGGCCTTGGCTGGGGCAATGAATGGGGCGACCTGGCGTTCAGCGCCTGGGTCGGCCCCAGCGCGGCACGCAAGGACCGCAAGCACGGCTACAAGGGTTCGGACCATCTCGACGGCATGGGCTCGATCAAGTCCCGCGCGCAGTTTGGCGCTCACCTGGGCTACACCCTGGGCACCGTGGAGCTCGGGGCCACGCTGCAGCACGCGCTGAAGAAGAACGATGATCACGACACTGGCTCGGCCTACAACCACCTGCAGTTGAGCATCGGCAGCACGCTGTATGAGGGCCGGTACGGGCGCCTCGAGGGCAGCCTCAACAGCCAGTTCGGCGACGGCGACTACCTGCGCACCTGGTATGGCGTCAGCAGCGCCCAGGCCGGCAGGACCCGCTTCGGCGCCTATCGGCCCAAGGGCGGTTTTCTCAGCCGGGGCGGCGACCTGACCTGGACCGTGCCGGTCGACGAACAGATGAACGTATCGACGGTGCTGGCGCTGCAGTACCTGGGGCGGGAGGCGGCGGACAGCCCGATTGTCGAGCGGCGGCTGCAGACGTCGCTGGCGACCACGCTGGAGTACAGCTTTTAA
- a CDS encoding GFA family protein codes for MQLEGSCHCGAVHFSLDSAHPYPYQRCYCSICRKTQGGGGYAINLGGDAASLKVRGRQHISIYHALLREPGKRARRSSAERHFCSRCSSGLWLFSPEWPELIHPFASAIDTPLPIPPEHTHLMLDSRAPWVEIDWHPHDLQFAHYPEESIAQWHERLDLER; via the coding sequence ATGCAACTCGAAGGTTCCTGCCATTGCGGCGCTGTCCACTTCAGCCTGGACAGCGCCCACCCTTACCCCTATCAACGCTGCTACTGCTCGATCTGCCGCAAGACCCAGGGCGGCGGCGGGTATGCGATCAACCTCGGCGGCGACGCCGCCAGCCTGAAAGTCCGCGGCCGCCAGCACATCTCGATCTACCACGCGCTGCTCAGGGAACCCGGCAAACGTGCCCGACGCAGCAGCGCCGAACGGCATTTCTGCAGCCGCTGCAGCTCCGGGTTGTGGCTGTTCAGCCCAGAGTGGCCGGAGCTGATCCATCCCTTCGCCTCGGCCATTGATACGCCGCTGCCGATACCGCCGGAACACACCCACCTGATGCTCGACTCCAGGGCGCCCTGGGTGGAAATCGACTGGCATCCCCACGACCTGCAATTCGCCCACTACCCCGAGGAATCCATTGCTCAGTGGCATGAGCGCCTGGACCTGGAACGCTAA
- a CDS encoding double zinc ribbon domain-containing protein has protein sequence MSFFERLLGGHRGRGHGGSQGGHQGDRHGGGHGRHSGGAAPPAGGPLCPDCGASNAAKARFCQQCGTSLQPAACRQCGNTLAAGARFCAQCGGAAG, from the coding sequence ATGAGCTTTTTCGAACGTTTGCTGGGCGGTCATCGTGGCCGTGGGCATGGCGGCTCCCAGGGCGGGCACCAGGGTGACAGGCATGGTGGCGGACATGGCCGGCACTCCGGTGGCGCAGCGCCGCCCGCGGGCGGCCCGCTGTGTCCGGACTGCGGGGCGAGCAACGCGGCCAAGGCGCGTTTTTGCCAGCAGTGCGGGACCTCGCTGCAACCCGCCGCGTGCCGCCAGTGCGGCAACACGCTGGCCGCCGGCGCGCGGTTTTGCGCGCAGTGTGGCGGGGCGGCGGGCTGA
- a CDS encoding GNAT family N-acetyltransferase: MTSTALHTPALAAFARYKGEHWIDALNDGSPVLIRPLRAEDREREKAFIENLSPTTRHHRFLGEVKEVGEALLSQLMDVDGCERVAYVALVHDNGSLREIGISRYATIGADADTCEFAVTVADEWQHKGLDALLMRHLVDRAKDQGFKQMYSLDCPANHRMRELAATLGFHRAIDPDDATQVRYHLAL; this comes from the coding sequence ATGACCAGCACCGCCCTCCATACGCCCGCCCTGGCTGCCTTCGCCCGGTACAAAGGCGAACACTGGATAGACGCCCTCAACGACGGCAGCCCGGTGCTGATCCGCCCGTTGCGCGCCGAAGACCGCGAGCGGGAAAAGGCCTTTATCGAGAACCTCTCGCCGACCACCCGGCACCACCGCTTCCTGGGTGAGGTGAAAGAAGTCGGCGAGGCCCTGCTCAGCCAGTTGATGGATGTCGATGGCTGCGAGCGCGTGGCTTACGTGGCCCTGGTCCACGACAACGGCTCGCTGCGGGAAATCGGCATCAGCCGCTATGCCACCATCGGCGCCGACGCGGACACCTGTGAGTTCGCCGTCACCGTGGCCGACGAATGGCAGCACAAGGGCCTGGACGCCTTGCTGATGCGCCATCTGGTCGACCGGGCCAAGGACCAGGGCTTCAAGCAGATGTACTCCCTGGATTGCCCGGCCAATCACCGCATGCGCGAACTGGCCGCGACCCTGGGTTTCCACCGCGCCATCGACCCGGACGACGCGACCCAGGTCCGTTACCACCTGGCGCTGTAG
- a CDS encoding LysR family transcriptional regulator, translated as MHFDLADLRLFIHIAESPSLTQGAKRAFLSPAAASARIKALESQLETRLLYRDSRGVEVTPAGERLLQHARLIMRQVDYLKSEFTQYGGDSTGHMRIFANTTAVTEFLPEILAGFLSKRPGVTVDLQERLSRDIVRGVLDGTADMGIIAGPVEASGLQVLHFSTDHLVLILPVDHPLATQPAVTLEQTLAYQHIGLHEGSTLLSFLREHVERTGKQLSLRIQVSSFEAICRMVEAGVGIGIIPESAAIRHSHTMQLVTVKLDEAWAVRERSIIVRELEALPGSVRALIATLMPEA; from the coding sequence ATGCATTTCGATCTGGCCGACCTGCGCCTGTTTATCCATATCGCCGAATCGCCGAGCCTGACCCAGGGCGCCAAGCGCGCCTTTCTCTCGCCGGCGGCGGCCAGCGCGCGGATCAAGGCCCTGGAAAGCCAACTCGAGACCCGCCTGCTGTACCGCGACAGCCGCGGCGTCGAAGTCACTCCGGCGGGCGAGCGCCTGTTACAGCATGCGCGGCTGATCATGCGCCAGGTGGACTACCTGAAAAGCGAGTTCACCCAGTACGGCGGCGATTCCACCGGGCATATGCGCATCTTCGCCAACACCACGGCGGTGACCGAGTTCCTCCCGGAGATCCTCGCCGGCTTTCTGTCGAAACGCCCGGGGGTCACGGTGGACCTGCAGGAACGCCTGTCCCGCGACATCGTGCGTGGCGTGCTCGACGGCACCGCCGACATGGGCATCATCGCCGGCCCGGTGGAGGCCAGCGGCCTGCAGGTCCTGCATTTCAGCACCGACCACCTGGTGCTGATCCTGCCGGTCGACCACCCGCTGGCGACGCAGCCGGCGGTGACCCTGGAGCAGACCCTGGCCTACCAGCACATCGGCCTGCACGAAGGCAGCACCTTGCTGAGTTTTTTGCGCGAACACGTGGAGCGCACTGGCAAGCAGCTGTCGCTGCGGATCCAGGTGTCGAGCTTCGAAGCGATCTGCCGCATGGTCGAGGCCGGCGTGGGCATCGGCATCATTCCCGAATCGGCCGCGATCCGGCACAGCCACACCATGCAGCTGGTGACGGTGAAACTCGACGAGGCCTGGGCGGTGCGCGAGCGCAGCATCATTGTCCGTGAGCTGGAGGCCCTGCCTGGCAGCGTGCGGGCGCTGATCGCCACCCTGATGCCCGAGGCCTGA
- a CDS encoding HTD2 family dehydratase, which produces MSVTDPSAWTGRSQQARDLLSDNLLKRIAATFGEPVPAPGAALPPLWQWCFFQEPLAESALGGDGHPARGGFLPPAANRNRMWAGGRLEFFEPLRAGFEAQCVSTISQVEEKTGRTGALLFVTVRHEYSQDGRLAIREEQDIVYREPTPPKQASGEPLIQGDWRETVEPSPTLLFRYSAVTFNGHRIHYDFPYVTATEGYPGLVVHGPLIATLSLRAFCRAHPGARLRRFSYRGLRPLIAPQSFEVGGRIVRPGVAELWAGNDAGLAQRGEVLFDAIPE; this is translated from the coding sequence ATGAGCGTGACCGACCCCAGCGCCTGGACAGGCCGTAGCCAGCAAGCCCGAGACCTGCTCAGCGACAACCTGCTCAAGCGCATCGCCGCGACCTTTGGCGAACCCGTGCCGGCCCCTGGCGCGGCCTTGCCGCCGCTGTGGCAATGGTGCTTTTTCCAGGAGCCCCTGGCCGAAAGCGCCCTGGGTGGCGACGGCCATCCGGCCCGTGGCGGCTTCCTGCCGCCGGCGGCCAATCGCAACCGCATGTGGGCCGGTGGCCGGCTGGAGTTCTTCGAGCCGCTGCGTGCTGGGTTCGAGGCGCAGTGCGTGTCGACCATCAGCCAGGTCGAGGAAAAGACCGGGCGCACCGGCGCGCTGTTGTTCGTCACGGTACGCCATGAGTATTCCCAGGACGGTCGCCTGGCGATTCGCGAGGAACAGGACATCGTCTACCGCGAACCGACCCCGCCCAAGCAGGCCAGCGGCGAGCCGCTGATCCAGGGCGACTGGCGCGAAACCGTCGAACCCAGCCCGACCCTGTTGTTCCGCTACAGCGCCGTGACCTTCAACGGCCATCGCATCCATTACGACTTTCCCTACGTCACCGCGACCGAAGGTTATCCGGGGCTGGTGGTCCACGGCCCATTGATCGCCACCCTCAGCCTGCGCGCTTTCTGCCGCGCCCACCCCGGAGCCCGGCTGCGGCGGTTTTCTTATCGCGGCCTGCGGCCCTTGATCGCGCCGCAGTCGTTCGAGGTCGGCGGGCGCATCGTCCGCCCCGGCGTCGCCGAGCTCTGGGCCGGCAACGACGCCGGCCTGGCCCAGCGCGGCGAAGTGCTGTTCGACGCCATCCCGGAATGA
- a CDS encoding acyl-CoA dehydrogenase family protein: MNPNSNEELNAIREGVRALCAEFDAAYWRKIDEEKGFPERFVKALTDAGWLAAMIPAEYGGSGLGLAEASVILEEVNRCGGNSGTVHGQMYNMFTLLRHGSEAQKRFYLPKLASGELRLQSMGVTEPTTGTDTTKIKTTAIKHGDKYLINGQKVWISRIQHSDLMILLARTTPLAEVKKKSEGMSIFLVDLREAIGHGLTVQPIANMVNHETNELFFDNLEIPADSLIGEEGKGFKYILDGLNAERTLIAAECIGDGRWFIEKASQYARDRVVFGRPIGQNQGVQFPIAEAHVEIEAADLMRWRACEEYDSGGNAGASANMAKYLAAKASWEAANACLQTHGGFGFACEYDVERKFRETRLYQVAPISTNLILSYVAEHLLELPRSF; this comes from the coding sequence ATGAACCCCAACAGCAACGAAGAATTGAATGCCATCCGTGAAGGCGTGCGCGCCCTGTGCGCCGAGTTCGATGCCGCCTACTGGCGCAAGATCGATGAAGAAAAAGGTTTCCCGGAACGCTTCGTCAAGGCCCTGACCGACGCCGGCTGGCTGGCGGCGATGATCCCGGCCGAATACGGCGGCTCGGGCCTGGGCCTGGCCGAAGCCTCGGTGATCCTGGAGGAGGTGAACCGCTGCGGCGGCAACTCCGGCACCGTGCACGGGCAGATGTACAACATGTTCACCCTGCTGCGGCACGGCAGCGAAGCGCAGAAGCGTTTCTACCTGCCCAAGCTCGCCAGCGGCGAACTGCGCCTGCAATCGATGGGCGTCACCGAGCCCACCACCGGCACCGACACCACCAAGATCAAGACCACCGCGATCAAGCATGGCGACAAGTACCTGATCAACGGGCAGAAGGTGTGGATCTCGCGGATCCAGCATTCCGACCTGATGATCCTGTTGGCGCGCACCACGCCGCTGGCCGAGGTCAAGAAGAAATCCGAAGGCATGTCGATCTTCCTGGTCGACCTGCGTGAGGCCATCGGCCACGGCCTGACCGTGCAGCCGATCGCCAACATGGTCAACCACGAGACCAACGAGCTGTTCTTCGACAACCTGGAAATCCCCGCCGACAGCCTGATCGGCGAGGAGGGCAAGGGCTTCAAGTACATCCTCGACGGCCTCAACGCCGAGCGCACGCTGATTGCCGCCGAGTGCATCGGCGACGGCCGCTGGTTTATCGAAAAGGCCAGCCAGTACGCCCGCGACCGCGTGGTGTTCGGCCGGCCCATCGGGCAGAACCAGGGCGTGCAGTTCCCCATCGCCGAAGCCCATGTCGAGATCGAGGCCGCCGACCTGATGCGTTGGCGCGCCTGTGAGGAATACGACAGCGGCGGCAACGCCGGGGCCAGCGCCAACATGGCCAAGTACCTGGCGGCCAAGGCCTCGTGGGAGGCGGCCAACGCCTGCCTGCAGACCCATGGCGGTTTCGGCTTCGCCTGCGAATACGACGTCGAGCGCAAGTTCCGCGAGACCCGCCTGTACCAGGTGGCGCCGATCTCCACCAACCTGATCCTGTCCTATGTGGCCGAGCACCTGCTCGAACTGCCGCGCAGCTTCTGA
- a CDS encoding MmgE/PrpD family protein — translation MSHTQALAGFLAGLSYPQLPDSVLARTEELFLDWLGSALASQGAHPIPLFERYAQQMGPADGPARILVNGRGSSAYFAALVNAASSHLVEQDDLHNSSVLHPATVVFPAALAAAQDLGKSGQELLLAAVAGYEAGIRIGEFMGRSHYRIFHTTATVGTLAAAVAVGKLMDFDQAQFINLLGSAGTQAAGLWEFLRDAADSKQLHTAKAAADGLLAAYLTRDGLTGARNILEGEQGMAAGMSRDAEPARLSDRLGSRWALLETSFKFHASCRHTHPAADALLALMQGEGLSHGQIVSVETRVHQGAIDVLGRVSVPQTVHQAKFSMGTVLGLIAVHGKAGLPEFHELALNDPAVAAFRDKVSMLLDPEVDRAYPQRWLGRVVVSTDDGRTLHGAIDEPKGDPGNGLSRAELADKFQRLLRFSGARTPEQGAALIRQVWNLRDTARLNELL, via the coding sequence ATGAGCCATACCCAAGCCTTGGCCGGGTTCCTTGCCGGCCTGAGTTACCCGCAGTTGCCCGACAGCGTGCTGGCGCGCACCGAAGAGCTGTTCCTCGACTGGCTCGGCTCGGCCCTGGCCAGCCAGGGCGCGCATCCGATCCCGTTGTTCGAGCGTTACGCCCAGCAGATGGGCCCAGCCGATGGTCCGGCGCGGATCCTGGTCAACGGCCGCGGCAGCTCGGCCTATTTCGCCGCCCTGGTGAACGCCGCGTCTTCCCATCTGGTGGAGCAGGACGACCTGCACAACAGCTCGGTATTGCACCCGGCCACCGTGGTGTTCCCGGCCGCGTTGGCGGCGGCCCAGGACCTGGGCAAGTCCGGCCAGGAGCTGCTGCTGGCGGCGGTGGCCGGCTACGAGGCGGGGATTCGCATTGGCGAGTTCATGGGGCGTTCCCATTACCGGATCTTCCACACCACGGCCACCGTCGGCACACTCGCCGCGGCGGTGGCGGTGGGCAAGTTGATGGACTTCGACCAGGCGCAATTCATCAACCTGCTGGGCAGCGCCGGGACCCAGGCCGCCGGCCTCTGGGAGTTTTTGCGCGACGCCGCGGACTCCAAGCAGCTGCACACGGCCAAGGCCGCGGCCGACGGGCTGCTCGCCGCCTACCTGACCCGCGACGGACTGACCGGCGCGCGCAATATTCTCGAAGGCGAGCAGGGCATGGCCGCGGGTATGTCCCGGGATGCCGAGCCGGCGCGCCTGTCCGACCGTCTGGGCAGTCGCTGGGCCTTGCTGGAAACCTCGTTCAAGTTCCACGCCTCCTGCCGCCATACCCACCCGGCCGCCGACGCCTTGCTGGCGCTGATGCAGGGCGAAGGCCTGAGCCATGGGCAGATCGTCAGCGTGGAAACCCGCGTGCACCAGGGCGCCATCGATGTGCTGGGGCGGGTGAGCGTGCCGCAGACCGTGCACCAGGCCAAGTTCTCCATGGGCACCGTGCTCGGCCTGATCGCCGTGCATGGCAAGGCCGGGCTTCCGGAGTTCCATGAGCTGGCGCTGAACGACCCGGCGGTGGCGGCGTTTCGCGACAAGGTGTCGATGCTCCTCGACCCCGAGGTCGATCGTGCCTATCCGCAGCGTTGGCTGGGCCGTGTAGTGGTCAGCACCGACGATGGCCGCACCCTGCACGGTGCCATCGACGAGCCCAAGGGCGATCCGGGCAACGGCCTGTCGCGGGCCGAGTTGGCGGACAAGTTCCAGCGCCTGCTGCGCTTCTCCGGCGCGCGTACCCCGGAGCAGGGCGCGGCCCTGATCCGCCAGGTATGGAATCTGCGCGACACCGCGCGACTGAACGAATTGCTCTGA
- a CDS encoding CaiB/BaiF CoA transferase family protein: MTLNTAQPRPLDGITVVSLEHAIAAPFCTRQLADLGARVIKVERPGSGDFARGYDERVRGLASHFVWTNRSKESLTLDLKQDAAGDILERLLAQADVLVQNLAPGAAARMGLSFEALHERFPRLIVCDISGYGEGGPYEKKKAYDLLIQSEGGFLSVTGGPGEEQLAKAGCSIADIAAGMYAYSGILSALLLRGRTGQGSRIDVSMLESLVEWMGYPMYYAFDGAPPPPRAGAAHSTIYPYGPFPAGDGGTVMLGLQNEREWAAFCDKVLLMPELAGDERFSANFKRSANREALRQIIVDSFARLTVEAVIERLEQAQIASARVNDMQGVWQHPQLKARDGWREVDSPAGKLPSLLPPARNAAFEPRMDGVPGLGQHSGAILAELGLSSDAIEQLQANGVI, from the coding sequence ATGACACTCAATACCGCACAACCCCGGCCGCTGGACGGCATCACCGTGGTCAGCCTGGAACACGCCATCGCCGCGCCGTTCTGCACCCGCCAACTGGCCGACCTGGGCGCCCGGGTGATCAAGGTCGAGCGCCCCGGCAGCGGCGATTTTGCCCGTGGCTACGACGAGCGCGTGCGCGGCCTGGCCTCGCATTTCGTCTGGACCAACCGTTCCAAGGAAAGCCTGACCCTGGACCTCAAGCAGGACGCCGCCGGCGACATTCTTGAACGCCTGCTGGCCCAGGCCGACGTGCTGGTGCAGAACCTCGCGCCGGGCGCGGCGGCGCGCATGGGCCTGTCGTTCGAGGCGCTGCATGAACGCTTTCCGCGGCTGATCGTCTGCGACATTTCCGGGTATGGCGAGGGCGGCCCCTATGAGAAGAAAAAGGCCTACGACCTGCTGATCCAGAGCGAGGGTGGGTTCCTGTCGGTGACCGGCGGCCCGGGCGAGGAGCAACTGGCCAAGGCCGGCTGCTCGATCGCCGACATCGCCGCCGGCATGTACGCCTACAGCGGCATCCTCTCGGCGCTGTTGCTGCGCGGCAGGACCGGGCAGGGCAGCCGCATCGACGTGAGCATGCTGGAAAGCCTGGTGGAGTGGATGGGCTACCCGATGTACTACGCCTTCGACGGCGCGCCGCCACCGCCCCGGGCCGGCGCGGCGCACTCGACCATCTACCCCTACGGGCCGTTCCCGGCGGGGGATGGCGGCACGGTGATGCTCGGCCTGCAGAACGAGCGCGAATGGGCGGCGTTCTGCGACAAGGTGCTGCTGATGCCGGAGCTGGCCGGTGACGAACGCTTCTCGGCCAACTTCAAGCGCTCGGCCAATCGCGAGGCGCTGCGGCAGATCATCGTCGACAGCTTCGCCCGGCTGACGGTGGAGGCGGTGATCGAGCGGCTGGAGCAGGCGCAGATCGCCAGCGCCCGGGTCAACGACATGCAGGGCGTGTGGCAGCACCCGCAGCTCAAGGCCCGCGACGGCTGGCGCGAGGTCGACAGCCCGGCCGGCAAGCTGCCGTCGCTGCTGCCGCCGGCGCGCAATGCCGCGTTCGAACCGCGCATGGACGGCGTTCCCGGGCTGGGCCAGCACAGCGGCGCGATCCTCGCCGAACTGGGCCTGTCCAGCGATGCCATCGAGCAGCTGCAGGCCAATGGCGTGATCTGA
- a CDS encoding HpcH/HpaI aldolase/citrate lyase family protein — translation MSNPIARSALFVPGSRPERFGKALASGADAVIVDFEDAVEEPLKRQARDNLGQFLNSQPQVRLWVRVNAPEHAEHAADLGFCKAQAGVVGILLPKVESAAQVAAVAATGKQIWPIIESARGLLALAEIARAPAVQRLSFGGLDLALDLNLCSGSAAAQFALDQARLALILHSRAAGLVPPLDGVHPAIDDPEGLRQSIRHAYEMGFAGALCIHPKQVPVIHQALAPSAEDLAWAQRVVDAGSHGAGAYQIDGQMVDAPVLLRAQRLLALKE, via the coding sequence ATGTCCAACCCTATTGCCCGCTCTGCCTTGTTCGTCCCGGGCAGCCGTCCCGAGCGTTTCGGCAAGGCCCTGGCCAGCGGCGCCGACGCGGTGATCGTCGATTTCGAGGATGCGGTGGAAGAGCCGCTCAAGCGCCAGGCCCGGGACAACCTCGGCCAGTTCCTCAACAGCCAGCCCCAGGTCCGGTTGTGGGTGCGGGTCAATGCCCCGGAACATGCCGAACATGCCGCCGACCTGGGGTTCTGCAAAGCCCAGGCCGGGGTGGTCGGCATCCTGCTGCCCAAGGTCGAAAGCGCCGCCCAGGTGGCGGCCGTGGCGGCCACCGGCAAGCAGATCTGGCCGATCATCGAAAGCGCGCGCGGGCTCTTGGCTTTGGCGGAAATCGCCCGGGCTCCTGCGGTGCAGCGCCTGTCTTTCGGCGGCCTGGACCTGGCGCTGGACCTCAACCTGTGCAGCGGTTCGGCGGCGGCGCAGTTCGCCCTCGACCAGGCGCGGCTGGCGCTGATCCTGCATTCGCGCGCCGCCGGCCTGGTGCCGCCATTGGATGGCGTGCACCCGGCCATCGACGACCCCGAGGGTTTGCGCCAGTCCATTCGCCACGCCTATGAAATGGGTTTTGCCGGCGCTTTGTGCATCCACCCGAAACAGGTGCCGGTGATCCACCAGGCCCTGGCCCCCAGCGCCGAAGACCTGGCCTGGGCGCAACGGGTGGTGGACGCCGGCAGCCACGGCGCCGGCGCCTACCAGATCGACGGCCAGATGGTCGACGCGCCGGTGCTGCTGCGGGCCCAGCGCTTGCTGGCGCTGAAGGAGTGA